In Kiritimatiellia bacterium, a single genomic region encodes these proteins:
- a CDS encoding permease codes for MNTALGILAEFWAVLAEMAPYLLFGFFVAGLLSLVLSARTVERHLGGRGLGPIVKASFWGVPMPLCSCSVIPVATSLRRHGASRGATAAFLLSTPQTGVDSLLVTYSLLGPVFAVFRPIAAFVSGLLGGYLVEAFGGNPTEPPAAEHCACAGCAPAGGLQRLAQGLRHGFVTLPRDIGKELLVGLALAGLIAALLPETFFADVLKPGPLQVLAMMALGIPLYVCATASVPIAAALIAKGVSPGAAFAFLVTGPATNAATLLTLRKLLGGRAAALYLGTIVATALGGWLLLDGLFTVGGLPALHADHAMLPAAVRQAAAIILLAVLLAPRLMPRRPAEPSREDSDEDEAQNHPRGKPGPAGAD; via the coding sequence ATGAACACGGCCCTCGGCATCCTGGCGGAGTTCTGGGCGGTGCTGGCGGAAATGGCGCCGTACCTGCTGTTCGGCTTCTTCGTCGCGGGCCTGCTGTCCCTCGTCCTCTCGGCCCGGACGGTCGAGCGCCACCTGGGCGGGCGCGGCCTGGGCCCGATCGTCAAGGCGTCGTTCTGGGGCGTGCCCATGCCCCTGTGCTCGTGCAGCGTGATCCCGGTGGCCACGTCGCTCCGCCGGCACGGCGCGAGCCGCGGGGCGACGGCGGCGTTCCTGCTCTCGACGCCCCAGACGGGCGTGGACAGCCTCCTGGTCACGTACAGCCTGCTCGGCCCGGTCTTCGCGGTGTTCCGGCCGATCGCCGCGTTCGTCTCCGGCCTGCTCGGCGGCTACCTCGTGGAAGCCTTCGGCGGAAACCCGACCGAGCCCCCGGCCGCCGAACACTGCGCGTGCGCCGGGTGCGCGCCGGCCGGCGGCCTGCAGCGGTTGGCCCAGGGCCTGCGACACGGGTTCGTCACGCTGCCGCGCGATATCGGCAAGGAACTGCTCGTCGGCCTGGCGCTCGCCGGCTTGATCGCCGCCCTGCTGCCGGAGACTTTTTTCGCCGACGTCCTGAAGCCGGGGCCGCTGCAGGTCCTGGCGATGATGGCGCTGGGCATTCCGCTCTACGTGTGCGCCACGGCCTCGGTCCCGATCGCGGCGGCCCTGATCGCCAAGGGCGTGTCGCCGGGCGCGGCGTTCGCGTTTCTCGTCACCGGCCCCGCGACCAACGCGGCGACCCTGCTGACCCTGCGCAAGCTGCTCGGCGGGCGGGCGGCGGCGCTCTACCTCGGGACCATCGTCGCCACCGCGCTCGGGGGCTGGCTGCTCCTGGACGGGCTGTTCACGGTCGGCGGCCTGCCGGCCCTGCACGCGGACCACGCCATGCTGCCCGCCGCCGTACGGCAGGCCGCCGCCATCATCCTGCTCGCCGTGCTGCTCGCGCCCCGGCTGATGCCGCGGCGGCCGGCCGAACCATCCAGGGAGGACTCCGATGAAGACGAAGCACAAAACCACCCACGAGGAAAACCTGGCCCGGCTGGCGCGGATTGA
- a CDS encoding metal-sensitive transcriptional regulator, translating into MKTKHKTTHEENLARLARIEGQLRGVRRMVEEGAYCVDIITQVQAVCAALQAVGRKILRKHMEHCVSEALQGGSKENIRRKIGEVISILERGGKL; encoded by the coding sequence ATGAAGACGAAGCACAAAACCACCCACGAGGAAAACCTGGCCCGGCTGGCGCGGATTGAAGGCCAGTTGCGGGGCGTGCGGCGCATGGTCGAGGAGGGCGCCTACTGCGTGGACATCATCACGCAGGTCCAGGCCGTCTGCGCGGCCCTGCAGGCCGTCGGCCGGAAGATCCTGCGCAAGCACATGGAGCACTGCGTGTCCGAGGCCCTGCAGGGCGGCTCGAAAGAAAATATCCGGCGCAAGATCGGGGAAGTGATCTCGATCCTCGAGCGCGGCGGCAAGCTGTAG
- a CDS encoding PEGA domain-containing protein yields MKKYAIAAVLMMMPVLVGWAEPVKVAVLDFEDRTGQASDALLGGAIKSGALADKGLDLLGRRLLDAGTFVLVDRRDFINQIDQLKPTDMGRPTPTKPSFLHAAQALNMDVVLRGSLLSFSPGKQVVRQGGYETEFVTLSLRVSVQAVDPVDGTVIAMADGAASGQFRQTAEHFTTLSEDDALGLLDKAIEQVVPELQSRLEQREAAQAARPRVKISVRSSADPALVEIDGLLVGSTPLENFEVYKGDHVLTVGKPGHRDITKRILLEQDSAIEVPMMRTEMSAEEWKDILEKVRMNVVIGEPGIVITPLAE; encoded by the coding sequence ATGAAAAAATATGCGATCGCGGCAGTGCTGATGATGATGCCCGTCCTGGTCGGCTGGGCGGAACCCGTGAAAGTGGCCGTCCTGGATTTCGAGGACCGTACCGGGCAGGCCTCCGATGCGCTCCTCGGCGGCGCCATCAAGTCCGGCGCCCTGGCCGACAAGGGGCTCGACCTGCTCGGCCGGCGCCTGCTCGACGCCGGGACCTTCGTGCTCGTGGACCGGCGCGACTTCATCAACCAGATCGACCAGCTCAAGCCCACCGACATGGGCCGGCCGACCCCGACCAAGCCGTCCTTCCTGCACGCGGCCCAGGCGCTCAACATGGACGTGGTCCTGCGCGGCAGCCTGTTGAGCTTCTCCCCCGGCAAGCAGGTCGTCCGCCAGGGCGGCTACGAGACCGAGTTTGTCACCCTCTCGCTCCGCGTGAGCGTCCAGGCCGTCGACCCCGTCGACGGCACGGTGATCGCCATGGCCGACGGCGCCGCCTCCGGCCAGTTCCGCCAGACCGCCGAGCACTTCACGACGCTCTCCGAGGATGACGCCCTGGGCCTGCTGGACAAGGCCATCGAGCAGGTGGTGCCGGAACTGCAGTCCCGGCTCGAGCAGCGCGAGGCCGCGCAGGCCGCCCGGCCGCGCGTGAAGATCAGCGTCCGGAGTTCCGCCGACCCGGCCCTGGTCGAAATCGACGGCCTTCTCGTCGGCAGCACCCCGCTGGAGAACTTCGAGGTCTACAAGGGCGACCACGTCCTGACCGTCGGCAAACCCGGCCACCGCGACATCACGAAGCGGATCCTGCTCGAGCAGGACTCCGCCATCGAGGTGCCCATGATGCGCACGGAGATGTCCGCCGAGGAATGGAAGGACATCCTCGAGAAGGTGCGGATGAACGTCGTCATCGGCGAGCCGGGGATCGTCATCACCCCGCTGGCGGAATAA
- a CDS encoding tetratricopeptide repeat protein, with translation MNFPIGKAWAAAAILLAGGPAAPAESEPPEFSTNWTNLNDIARFHAEETEYLLQKKDLDGASLEVQQALSMVPDHPTLLRWAADLYTERGQYAMAESYWARLSELYPTNAWVFARWGDVFFQLDRFDRAEQALARALELDPDTLPARYQLACIHLMKGRRARAQGLLKDLPLTSVIRIADWIEIDAELLPDRMGHLAFESVVLLALGAPPAEPGAETTPDWAGRMAAVKEALTRALAARDAQQWADLRESLETAMSAGLRVPEARRDLALALYHLGEKARALDEFDRLEKEYPDFPGVQGRYGQLLLEEGRFDLAAAALEKARRQDPADTESAFALICAYAGLNRFTDARDTARPLPPRQARQIGAWIAEGHRYARHLEGNTELRDWLQSLGPQSAKTQ, from the coding sequence ATGAACTTCCCGATCGGCAAGGCGTGGGCAGCGGCGGCGATTCTCCTGGCGGGCGGACCGGCCGCGCCGGCGGAAAGCGAACCGCCCGAATTCTCCACGAACTGGACCAACCTGAACGACATCGCGCGCTTCCATGCCGAGGAGACGGAGTACCTGCTCCAGAAAAAAGACCTGGACGGGGCCAGCCTGGAAGTGCAGCAGGCCTTGAGCATGGTGCCGGATCATCCCACGCTGTTGCGGTGGGCGGCCGACCTGTACACCGAGCGCGGCCAGTACGCGATGGCGGAGAGCTACTGGGCCCGCCTGTCGGAACTGTACCCGACCAACGCATGGGTGTTCGCCCGCTGGGGAGACGTCTTCTTCCAGTTGGACCGGTTTGACCGGGCGGAACAGGCCCTGGCCCGGGCGCTGGAACTGGATCCCGACACGCTGCCGGCGCGCTATCAGTTGGCCTGCATACACCTGATGAAAGGCCGCCGCGCCCGCGCGCAGGGTCTTCTAAAGGACCTGCCGCTCACCTCCGTGATACGGATCGCCGACTGGATCGAGATCGATGCCGAACTACTTCCCGACCGGATGGGCCACCTGGCTTTCGAGTCCGTGGTGCTCCTGGCGCTGGGCGCCCCGCCTGCGGAGCCGGGCGCCGAAACCACGCCCGACTGGGCAGGGCGCATGGCCGCTGTGAAGGAAGCGCTGACCCGCGCGCTCGCGGCGCGGGACGCGCAGCAATGGGCGGATCTCCGGGAAAGCCTGGAAACGGCCATGAGCGCCGGGTTGCGGGTCCCGGAAGCCCGGCGCGATCTCGCCCTGGCGCTCTATCACCTCGGCGAAAAGGCCCGCGCCCTCGACGAATTCGACCGATTGGAAAAAGAGTATCCGGATTTTCCCGGCGTGCAGGGCCGGTATGGGCAACTGCTGCTGGAGGAGGGCCGGTTCGACCTGGCCGCGGCGGCGCTGGAAAAGGCGCGCCGGCAAGACCCCGCGGATACTGAATCCGCCTTCGCGCTGATCTGCGCCTACGCGGGCCTGAACCGCTTCACCGATGCCCGGGACACCGCGCGACCGCTGCCGCCCAGGCAGGCCCGGCAAATCGGCGCGTGGATCGCGGAAGGACACCGTTACGCCCGGCACCTGGAGGGGAACACGGAGTTGAGGGATTGGCTGCAATCCCTCGGGCCTCAATCCGCAAAAACCCAGTAG
- a CDS encoding YifB family Mg chelatase-like AAA ATPase: protein MLARIRSGAVFGVEAFAVEIEVHAGRGDPATIIVGLPDTAVKESKDRVHTALINSGFMPPRGRTTINLAPADVKKEGPSFDLPIALGMLVAEEELGQERLDGLCVLGELALSGEIRRVRGVLPIAIEARASGCRGMMVPEDNAEEAAVVEGLPVYPVRTLRQAADFLAGTLALEPHRLDARAIFDEAAHGEEDFAEVKGQESAKRAFEVAVAGGHNILTLGPPGTGKTMLARRVPSILPPMTLDEALETTKIHSIAGVLAPHQALVVQRPFRAPHHTVSDAGLLGGGSHPMPGEVSLSHNGVLFLDELPEFHRNVLEVLRQPLEDGHVTISRAAASVTFPSRFMLIAAMNPCPCGFFGDTRKECRCSPIQIERYRRRISGPLLDRIDIHVEVPAVAYTELSRAEPGEPSAAIRGRILRARDIQRRRFEGLKRVYCNAMMRPRDIHKHCPVEEEAQHLLKMALAELHFSARTYDRILKVARTIADLEGSDVLRTPHVSEAIQYRSLDRRYWV from the coding sequence ATGCTGGCCAGGATCAGGTCCGGAGCCGTGTTCGGCGTGGAGGCCTTCGCCGTGGAAATCGAGGTCCACGCCGGGCGGGGCGACCCCGCCACCATCATCGTGGGCCTGCCGGACACCGCCGTCAAGGAGAGCAAGGACCGGGTGCACACCGCCCTGATCAATTCCGGCTTCATGCCGCCGCGGGGCCGGACGACGATCAACCTGGCGCCGGCCGACGTGAAAAAGGAGGGCCCAAGCTTCGATCTGCCCATTGCGCTGGGCATGCTGGTGGCCGAAGAGGAACTCGGCCAGGAGCGCCTGGACGGGCTCTGCGTGCTGGGCGAACTGGCCTTGAGCGGCGAGATCCGGCGGGTCCGGGGCGTGCTGCCGATCGCCATCGAGGCCCGGGCTTCCGGGTGCCGGGGCATGATGGTGCCGGAGGACAACGCCGAGGAAGCCGCCGTCGTGGAAGGCCTGCCGGTCTACCCGGTCCGGACGCTCCGGCAGGCGGCCGATTTTCTCGCCGGCACGCTGGCCCTGGAGCCCCATCGCTTGGACGCGCGGGCGATTTTCGACGAGGCGGCGCACGGCGAAGAGGATTTCGCGGAGGTCAAGGGCCAGGAGTCGGCCAAGCGCGCCTTCGAGGTGGCCGTGGCGGGCGGCCACAACATCCTGACCCTGGGCCCGCCGGGCACGGGCAAGACCATGCTCGCGCGGCGCGTCCCGTCGATCCTGCCGCCGATGACCCTGGACGAGGCCCTGGAAACGACCAAGATCCACAGCATCGCGGGCGTCCTGGCCCCGCACCAGGCGCTGGTGGTCCAGCGTCCGTTCCGGGCCCCGCACCACACGGTGTCGGACGCGGGCCTGCTGGGCGGGGGCTCGCATCCCATGCCGGGCGAGGTCAGCCTGTCGCATAATGGGGTGCTTTTCCTTGACGAGTTGCCGGAATTTCACCGCAACGTGCTCGAGGTCCTGCGCCAGCCGCTGGAGGACGGGCACGTCACGATATCCCGCGCGGCGGCCAGCGTGACCTTCCCGTCGCGCTTCATGCTGATCGCCGCCATGAACCCCTGCCCGTGCGGCTTCTTCGGCGACACGCGGAAGGAATGCCGCTGCAGCCCGATCCAGATCGAGCGCTATCGCCGCCGGATCTCCGGCCCGCTGCTGGACCGGATCGACATCCACGTCGAGGTGCCGGCCGTCGCCTACACGGAGCTGTCCCGCGCGGAGCCGGGGGAGCCGTCCGCCGCGATCCGCGGGCGCATCCTGCGCGCGCGGGACATCCAGCGGCGGCGTTTCGAGGGCTTGAAGCGCGTGTACTGCAACGCCATGATGCGGCCACGCGACATCCACAAGCATTGCCCTGTCGAGGAGGAGGCCCAGCACCTTCTGAAAATGGCCCTCGCCGAACTGCATTTCAGCGCCCGGACCTACGACCGGATCCTGAAAGTCGCGCGAACCATCGCTGACCTCGAAGGATCGGACGTGCTGCGGACCCCGCACGTGTCGGAGGCGATCCAGTACCGCTCCCTGGACCGGCGTTACTGGGTATGA